The following are from one region of the Nicotiana tabacum cultivar K326 chromosome 3, ASM71507v2, whole genome shotgun sequence genome:
- the LOC107760631 gene encoding choline-phosphate cytidylyltransferase 2-like → MENGSEDPQLQQQQQQQPQPRRLKPIPPNPPPTDRPARIYADGIYDLFHFGHARALEQAKKLLPNTYLLVGCCNDEITHMYKGKTVMNDKERYESLRHCKWVDEVIPDAPWVVTPEFIEKHQIDYVAHDALPYADASGAGNDVYEYVKSIGKFLETKRTDGISTSDLIMRIVKDYNEYVMRNLDRGYSRKDLGLSYVKEKRLRVNRGLKKLHERVKKQQEKVEEKIQTVAKHRNIWVENADRLVAGFLEMFEEGCHKMGTVIRDRIQEQIRTKSIKGLLYDKEDDDDDYDYYYGSTDDDEEYYDGEDED, encoded by the exons ATGGAGAATGGAAGCGAAGATCcacaattacaacaacaacagcaacaacagccgCAGCCGCGACGGTTGAAACCGATCCCACCAAATCCACCGCCAACAGATCGACCGGCCCGTATTTACGCTGACGGTATCTACGATCTTTTCCACTTCGGCCATGCTCGCGCCCTTGAACAAGCCAAAAAACT GTTGCCCAACACTTATCTTCTTGTTGGATGCTGCAATGATGAAATCACCCACATGTACAAGGGAAAAACTGTTATGAATGATAAGGAGCGCTACGAATCTCTGCGCCACTGCAA ATGGGTTGATGAAGTTATTCCAGATGCGCCTTGGGTTGTTACTCCGGAGTTCATTGAGAAACATCAGATTGACTATGTGGCACATGATGCTCTTCC TTATGCAGATGCAAGTGGAGCTGGAAATGATGTTTACGAGTAT GTTAAGTCCATTGGTAAGTTTTTGGAGACCAAGCGGACTGATGGAATATCTACTTCAGATTTAATAATGAGGATTGTAAAAGATTACAATGAATATGTGATGCGCAATTTGGACCGAGGATATTCAAGGAAGGATCTTGGTCTAAGCTACGTGAAG GAAAAAAGGCTGAGAGTGAACAGGGGGTTGAAAAAGTTGCATGAGAGAGTAAAGAAACAACAAGAAAAAGTGGAAGAGAAG ATACAAACAGTAGCAAAGCATCGGAATATTTGGGTGGAAAATGCTGATAGATTGGTTGCTGGTTTCCTTGAGATGTTTGAAGAGGGTTGCCACAAGATG GGCACTGTCATAAGAGACCGGATTCAAGAACAGATAAGGACCAAGAGTATAAAAGGGCTTCTATATGACAAAGAAGACGACGATGATGATTATGACTACTATTATGGGAGCACTGACGATGATGAAGAATACTACGATGGTGAAGATGAAGACTAG